One Oryza glaberrima chromosome 10, OglaRS2, whole genome shotgun sequence DNA segment encodes these proteins:
- the LOC127752834 gene encoding NEDD8-conjugating enzyme Ubc12, whose amino-acid sequence MLNLIKIKDKKKEQAASAAGKAPVKKQSAGELRLHKDISELNLPKSTSISFPNGKDDLMNFEIIVRPDEGYYLGGTFVFTFQVSPSYPHEPPKVKCKTKVYHPNIDLEGNVCLNILREDWKPVLNINTVIYGLNLLFTQPNDEDPLNHEAAAVLRDNPKLFEANVKRAMAGGYVGQHYFPRCA is encoded by the exons ATGCTTAATCTTATCAAAATAAAGGATAAAAAGAAAGAGCAGGCAGCAAGTGCTGCTGGAAAGGCTCCTGTGAAGAAGCAATCTGCTGGAGAGCTCCGTCTTCACAAAG ATATTAGTGAGCTAAACCTACCCAAGAGTACATCAATTTCTTTTCCCAATGGCAAGGATGATCTGATGAATTTTGAGATCATCGTCCGACCTGATGAAGGATATTACCT agGTGGCACTTTCGTCTTTACTTTTCAAGTCTCTCCCTCTTATCCTCATGAACCTCCAAAGGTGAAGTGCAAGACCAAG GTATACCATCCAAATATTGATTTGGAAGGAAATGTATGCCTGAACATTTTGCGTGAAGATTGGAAGCCTGTTCTCAACATCAACACTGTTATTTATGGCCTGAACCTTCTTTTTACG CAACCAAACGATGAGGATCCGTTGAACCATGAAGCAGCAGCTGTCCTCCGTGACAACCCAAAGCTGTTTGAAGCTAATGTTAAAAGGGCAATGGCCGGAGGCTATGTGGGTCAACACTATTTCCCAAGATGTGCATGA
- the LOC127785722 gene encoding long chain base biosynthesis protein 1c encodes MMEMVLPVANATAAALARVSAVFNAPLARAVVFGIHIDGHLVVEGLLIAAILFQLSRKSYKPPKKPLTEREVDELCDDWQPEPLCPPIKEGARIDMPTLESAAGPHTTVDGKEVVNFASANYLGLIGNEKIIDSCVGSVEKYGVGSCGPRGFYGTIDVHLDCESKIANFLGTQDSILYSYGISTIFSVIPAFCKKGDIIVADEGVHWAVQNGLQLSRSTVVYFKHNDMASLASILEKLTHGNKHTEKIRRYIVVEAIYQNSGQIAPLDEIVRLKEKYRFRVILEESHSFGVLGKSGRGLAEHYGVPVEKIDIITAGMGNALATDGGFCTGSVRVVDHQRLSSSGYVFSASLPPYLASAAMSAVNHLEENPSVLANLRSNIALLHKELSDIPGLEIASNILSPIVFLKLKTPTGSAVADLELLEIIAEKVLMEDSVFIAATKRSSLDKCRLPVGIRLFVSAGHTESDIFKVSASLKRVAASVV; translated from the exons ATGATGGAAATGGTATTGCCAGTCGCGAATGCTACGGCTGCGGCACTTGCACGGGTTTCTGCTGTGTTCAATGCCCCACTTGCCCGTGCTGTTGTCTTTGGGATTCATATTGATG GACatttggttgtggaagggcttCTCATTGCTGCCATACTGTTTCAGCTCTCCAGGAAGAGCTACAAACCTCCAAAGAAGCCACTCACTGAGAGG GAGGTTGATGAGCTCTGTGATGACTGGCAACCGGAGCCTCTATGCCCACCCATCAAGGAAGGAGCACGGATTGACATGCCTACATTAGAAAG TGCTGCTGGACCTCATACAACTGTTGATGGAAAAGAAGTTGTAAACTTTGCATCAGCAAACTACCTTGGTTTGATTGGCAATGAAAAGATAATT GATTCCTGTGTTGGCTCAGTGGAGAAATATGGTGTTGGATCATGTGGACCACGAGGCTTTTATGGAACTATTG ATGTGCACCTTGACTGCGAGagtaaaatagcaaatttcCTGGGAACCCAAGATTCAATCTTGTACTCCTATGGGATATCAACCATCTTCAGTGTAATTCCTGCCTTTTGCAAGAAGGGAGATATCATTGTAGC TGATGAGGGTGTTCACTGGGCTGTGCAAAATGGTTTACAGCTTTCAAGAAGCACTGTTGTATATTTCAAGCATAATGACATGGCTTCACTTGCGAGCATTTTGGAAAAACTAACTCATGGAAACAAACATACAGAAAAGATTAGGCGCTATATTGTTGTGGAAGCTATTTACCAG AATTCTGGCCAAATTGCTCCCTTGGATGAGATAGTTCGGTTGAAGGAGAAATACCGGTTTCGTGTTATATTGGAGGAGAGCCATTCTTTTGGTGTTCTTGGCAAGTCTGGACGTGGCCTTGCTGAACACTATGGAGTTCCT GTGGAAAAAATAGACATTATTACTGCTGGAATGGGAAATGCGTTAGCTACCGATGGTGGTTTTTGTACAGGAAGTGTCAGAGTTGTTGATCATCAG CGTCTAAGCAGCTCTGGTTATGTTTTTTCTGCCTCGTTGCCACCATACCTTGCTAGTGCAGCAATGTCTGCTGTGAACCACCTGGAGGAGAACCCATCAGTTCTTGCCAATCTAAGATCAAACATCGCCCTTCTGCATAAAG AGTTGTCAGATATACCCGGGCTCGAAATTGCTAGCAATATCTTGTCACCTATTGTCTTTCTCAAATTGAAGACACCAACCGGTTCTGCTGTTGCTGACCTGGAACTCCTTGAGATTATTGCAGAGAAG GTCTTGATGGAAGATTCAGTCTTCATTGCAGCAACAAAGAGGTCGAGTTTGGACAAGTGTCGGCTCCCGGTTGGAATCCGCTTATTCGTGTCAGCTGGTCACACTGAATCTGACATCTTCAAAGTATCTGCATCCCTGAAGAGGGTTGCAGCATCAGTTGTCTAG
- the LOC127753175 gene encoding flavonol 3-sulfotransferase-like: MSSEKMPLVSAAAGCQRGPVPFKDVAAVVAGDDGAAAAMAHRPLADPEDEDHDELIPTLPCKPPTPLMRRMRLYRGGWFPEKWLPAIMAFRRRFEARDGDVVVASLPKCGTTWLKALAFATAARGTYPPPPVAGGDDEGNRRHPLLRLNPHECVPFLESVYSTMEEESKLDATPSPRLLSTHLPYSVLPASITDSSRCKIIYVCRQPKDMLISFWHFINRDKSRDVSSSYVWESVRECTYFGSPIWDHILGYWNASKVKPDNVLILKYEDMKRNPTENVEKIAEFIGQPFSNSEKEASIVDNIVELCSFEKMKALGASMAGSQKVISSEFPNDSFFRKGAIGDWVNHITPEMAESLDKLLSEKFDGSGFSFM; encoded by the exons ATGTCGTCGGAGAAGATGCCTCTGGTTAGCGCTGCAGCAGGTTGTCAAAGAGGCCCTGTCCCGTTCAAGGACGTGGccgcggtcgtcgccggcgacgacggcgcggcggccgccatggcgcACCGGCCGCTGGCTGATCCGGAGGATGAAGACCACGACGAACTCATCCCAACCCTACCGTGcaagccgccgacgccgctaaTGAGAAGGATGCGGCTGTACCGCGGCGGCTGGTTCCCGGAGAAATGGCTCCCCGCGATCATGGCGTTCCGGCGGCGCTTCGaggcgcgcgacggcgacgtcgtcgtcgccagccTCCCCAAGTGCGGCACCACGTGGCTCAAGGCCCTGGCCTTCGCCACCGCTGCGCGCGGCacgtacccgccgccgccggtggccggcggcgacgacgaaggcAACCGTCGTCACCCGCTCCTCCGCCTTAACCCGCACGAGTGCGTCCCGTTCTTGGAGAGTGTGTACtccaccatggaggaggagagcaagCTCGACGCGACGCCCTCCCCTCGGCTACTGAGCACGCACCTGCCATACTCCGTCCTACCAGCCTCCATCACCGACAGTTCCCGATGTAAAATCATCTACGTCTGCAG GCAACCGAAGGACATGCTAATCTCCTTTTGGCATTTCATCAACCGTGACAAGTCGCGTGATGTGTCATCATCATACGTGTGGGAGTCTGTCCGCGAGTGTACATATTTTGGAAGCCCAATTTGGGATCACATCCTTGGGTACTGGAACGCGAGCAAGGTGAAGCCAGATAACGTGTTAATCCTAAAGTATGAAGACATGAAGCGCAACCCCACCGAAAACGTCGAGAAGATCGCAGAGTTCATAGGCCAGCCATTCTCCAACAGCGAGAAGGAAGCCAGCATCGTTGACAACATTGTAGAGCTGTGCAGCTTTGAGAAGATGAAGGCTCTAGGTGCGAGCATGGCAGGGTCTCAAAAGGTAATTTCCTCCGAGTTCCCCAATGATTCGTTCTTTAGGAAGGGTGCTATTGGAGATTGGGTGAACCACATCACACCAGAGATGGCTGAGAGTCTAGATAAACTTCTCTCCGAAAAATTCGATGGATCAGGCTTCAGTTTCATGTGA